TGAGGGAGTGGCTGCCGATGACCATCTCGAGCACTCTGTTTCGTGCGGCTTCCAGAAGCTCCGCCTGTTTGCGCTCGGTGATATCCTGTATGGTTCCCGTAACTTCCACAGCGGTTCCGCCTTCATTGGAAACTACGGCCACATTCTGAAAAACGATGCGTTCCCTTCCATCGGGTAGAAGGATGCGATGATCGAAATTGGCGGACTTCCCATGGTACAAGGCGGAATTGAAAAATTTGCAGACGGCGTCCCTGTCATCGGGGTGCACCCGGCTCAGGAAATCCTCATAGCGAAGAACAAGCTCGCCCTCCGGCAGGCAGCAGATCCTGCCCGTTTCATTCGAACAGTGGAACTCGTTCCTCCTTGCATCGAGCTTCCAGCTCCCCAGGCGGGCGATGCGCTGGGCCTCGGCCAGGCTCGCCTCACTTCTGCGGAGCTGTTCAACGGCCTGGCTCGCCCGCAGCATGTAGCGCACCCGTTCACTCAATATGATCCAGTTGATGGGTTTCGTGACAAAGTCCGTGGCGCCGGCTTCGTAGGCACGATTGATGGATTCAATATCATCCATCCCGGTCACCATGAGGATGGGGACATGTTCCCCGGCAGGCATCTTTCGAATGGCCGCACATGCTTCGAATCCATCCATTACAGGCATCATGACATCCAGCAGCACGATCATCGGCTTCGAAGATTTGAACCGGGCAAGGGCCTCCTGCCCATTGGCGGCTTCCTCCACAGAAAAGCCGCCCTGCTGAAGAGCCTCCCGCAGCAAAAAACGCATGGTCAGCTCATCATCTACCACCAGAACCGAGGCTTTTTCCATGTCCGGGGAGAGATCATTCATGGGCATCCCTCGTCATTTCATTTTCCAGGGCCAACTTTGCCTTCTTGAATTCTTTCTTGATAATGTCCACCAGAGGGACCGCCCCTTCCACCTCGCCATTGCGTGCCATGGCCTCGAGTTCCTTGCACTTTTCGGCAAGAGCGGTCGCTCCCAGATTGGCGCTTGAAGATTTCAGGCTGTGAGCGATGTTTCGAATTTCCGCCGCACTTTCTCGGGAAGCGGCTTCTTCCAGAAGATCGAGCTGGGCCGGAGTACTGGAAAGGTACACGTCGATGATTTTTTTCAAAATGCCGGGCGTACCCCCCTGTTCGAGGGCGCGGATGTTGTCAAGCATTCTCTGGTTCAAAAGTCCAGAGAGGGATTCCGCATCTACGGGAGGAGCATCCGAGGATGAAACGTCCCCCAACGGAGCTGCTTTCTCAGGAGAAGAATCCTCACTTACCGGCCTCGGCAGCCACTTCTCCATTACCCCTCGCAACTGTTGCATCGTGAAGGGTTTGCTCAAATAGTCATCCATCCCTGCGGAAAGGCAATGGTCTTTTTCCCCGTCCATGGCGTGAGCCGTCAAAGCGACAATGGGGAGGGGGCGAAACTTTCCGTTTCCCGACTGTTTCAGGGCTTCATTTTCCCTGATCCTGCGAGTCGCCTCATACCCATCCATTTCGGGCATCTGGCAATCCATAAAGAGAAGATCATAAGAGTGTGCTTCCAACGCCCGAAGGGCCTCCAACCCATTTTCGACAACATGCACCCGACATCCCAGGCGCTCGATCATTCCCCTGCTGACTTCCTGGTTGACCAGGTTGTCCTCGGCAAGAAGAACGAGCCCCTCAAGTGCACATTCACTCGCCGGTTGGCAGCTGCTCCCTTCTCCATCCGCTGAAGGCTCCGCCCCGTCACTATTCATTACAGCAGCAAGACAGGTATAGAGCTGAGACTGGCGGACGGGCTTGGTCAGATAGGCTTCGATACCCGTTTGAAGGAATTTCTCCGAATCACCCTCGGAGCCGCCGGAGGCGAGCATGATGAGCCTCAGTCCCGACAGGGAGGGATCGGCCTTGATGGATTGCGCCAGCTCCAGGCCATTCATGCCGGGCATCATCATATCGAGCAGCACCACGTCACAGAGAGCGCCCCGCTCGGCGGCGTTACGCAGGAATTTGAGTGCCTCGGGTCCGCTCTTCACCTCATCATTCCTGATTCCTGCCTGGTCCAGTTGATGTTTCAGAATGCTGCGGTTGGTAGCGTTGTCATCGACAATCAACACATGCAACTCCGAAAACTCCGGAGCGCACTGGAACACGGACGCATCCTCGAGGGAGGAACTCTCAAGGCAGGCCGTAAACCAGAAGGTAGATCCCCGACCGGGTTCGCTGCTGACTCCCGCGCCCCCTCCCATCATCGTACTGAGCTGCTTTACAATGGCGAGCCCGAGGCCCGATCCTCCGTACCTTCTTGTGGTAGACCCATCAGCCTGGGAAAAGGTTTCAAAGATGTGCTCCTGAGCTTCCCTCGGTATGCCGATTCCTGTATCGCTCACCTCAAAGCGGAGGAAAACCTTCCCGTCGGTTTCCTCCTCTTTTTCCACCCGAATGACGACTTCCCCCCTATCCGTAAATTTAATGGCGTTGCCCAGCAGGTTGGTGAGGATCTGTCTCAACCGGTGAGGGTCACCCCTCAGATAAATTGGGATATCGGAAGATATGTAACATGCCAGTTCGATCTGCTTTTTATGTGCCGATTCCGCCAGGAGGTCCGTGATATCGTACACGGTTTCGTGCAGGTTGAAATCCGTTTGATCCAATTCCAGTTTGCCCACCTCTATTTTCGAAAGATCCAGGATGTCATTGAGGAGGGCAAGGAGGGTTTCTCCAGAAAAACGGACGGTATTGACAAAACGGCGCTGCTCCTTGCTGAGGCTAGTCGAGAGCAGCAGATCTGCCATGCCGAGCACGCCGTTCATGGGGGTGCGGATTTCATGGCTCATGCGCGCCAGGAAGTCCGATTTGGCACGGTTGGCGGCCTCGGCTTCCTCCTTGGCTTTCAAGAGTTCCTCTTCCGCCCGCTTTCGCTCGGTGATGTCCCTACCCACCGACTGGAATTCTTTGAAATGGCCTTCTTCATCGAGAATCATCCGGATGGTCCACTGGTGCCATCTTGTTCCACCCTCCAAGCTCAAAGCACGATATTCACAAGTCCCGGAAGGATTCGCAGGGCCAAAGGAATTCAAATGACTTTCCACGATCTCCCGATCCTGTTCGTCAACAAAAGAGGTAAAATTTTTCCCCACCAGTTGTTCCGGGCTCCTGCCGAAACAGCGGCAATAGGCTTCGTTGACAAAAGTGAGCGTCCCATCCTGGAGAAACCGGCAGATCATTTCCGTCTGGTCTTCCACGATGGCCCGGTAGCGCGCCTCGCTGGTGCGAAGTTGGCTCTGGGATTTTTCCAGGGATTCCAGCATATCGTTGATCTTACCGCCAAGGCGGGAGAGCTCGTCTTTCCCCGAAAAGACCACCCGGTCCGAGAGTTCCCCCTTGGCTGCAATGGCATCCACATCGGTGCTGAGACGCCTCAAAGGCAGAAGAACCGTTTTTTCCAAGGCAAAGAAGACGACGGCACAAAAAACCAGCCCCGCTGCCAGAAGAAACAGGATGAAATAGTTCACGCTTGTACGGCCCTGCCTATAGATATCCCGGGGCATGCCCACCCGCACCGTCAGTGCGGGCTTCTGGTAGATATCTTTCAACAGCATGTATCCCGCGATGTCATCCACCCCCGAAGTCACCACGAGGATGCCGTTATCTTCCCTCAAAAGCCTCTGCCATATGGAAGATGCATCATCGACCATCCGGCTATCATCGATCTGCAATTCCAGGTGGGTTCGCTGCGCAATCCGTTTCAACTCGGCACCATCCAGATACCGTCCCATCATAAGGGTTCCGCGGATGGGGCCTTTACCAGCACTGTCGAGAATGGGGCGGGAGCTGATGAGGAGCGGCCCTTCGGGAAGAAGGAGAAGACCGTTGTGACTGCTTTTGGCATCAGTATGCTGCAAAAGAAGACCTCCGGAAAAAAAGTGTTCCGTAAGGCTCCCAGGAAAGGGAACCTCCTTTTCTTCCTCCAGGTCGAAAGCCTTCCCGAAAACCATGCGGCCCGAAGGATGGACGAACGCGATGAGATTGACTTTGAGTTCCACGAAGGACTTGTCGGGCATATTGGTTTTGATGAATTCAGGGTCCTCACTTTCCATGAAATCATAGCTGTCGTCCCAGTTCGCCCAGTCGCCGGTCTTACTGTTCAGCGTGGCGACACTTTCAGAGATCTGCTCCTGAACCCGCTGCACATTCTGTTCGCTGTACCTTCTTTCCAGTATGGAAAATCCATGCAGGATAATGAACTGAGAAGCTGCGTAGAGAACCGCCACAAGAAGGCCGTTGGTAAACGCGACAGTGAGGAGCGTTTTTTTTCGAAGATTCATCTCTTGTTCCTGATCTCAAAGTTCATTGGAAGATATGCTCATTGTAAAAACATTCGTGGAGGGTTTACTCAACCGTTTTGAATATCGCGCTATTCCTTTCCAAACTTGAATCTTTTTTGCGTTGCTCCATGAAAAAACCGTTTGGGTTGAAAAAATGAGAAACAGCCATTAATATTTAATTTGTTCTTCCCTGATTCAAAATATCCGATTTTGCATATTTCATTTCGGTCCGAATCCTGATGCGCATAGGGGATGACCGGCGCGAACAAAACATCATGCGGAACAAACCCAAACCGGGCGGGAAAGACCGCATTTTATCTTTTCTCGCCCCTATGACTTTACTGCAAGTGGTCGTTTTACTCGCAAGGGTGGATACCAGTGCCAAAGTCCGTACAAAGACAAGTCGTCCTGCCCTGGACTCAGGTGATAAAGATCTCTTTCAATTCCATACGGGTACGTTTCTTTCGAACCCTCATCACTACCCTCACCCTCACCCTTGCCGTTGCCTTTGTCACCTATATACGGTCGGGCTACGAGATTCTCAACTCTATTTGGCCCCATGCTGACGGCTCTCTTCAGGAAAGCATTCTTGCCAGTGGCTATGAACTCACGGGTGGTCGCTTCGGCACCAGCCCCAAAGACACATGGCTCGCCATTCTCTCACTCATGGTCTGCGTCGTGGGAATCGTCAATGCGCAGCTCATGGCCGTTACCGAGCGGTTTCGAGAAATCGGCACATTCAAGTGCCTCGGTGCCCTGGACAGTTTCGTCGTCCGCATTTTTGTGTTCGAGGCGATTTACCAGGGCCTTCTTGGAGGTTTTTCCGGAAGCATACTGGGTATCATCGTAGCCACCGTGTCCATCTCGTTTAAGGCGGGATGGGCGGCCTTTCGCTGGTGGCCTTTTGGGGCAATGTTAAAAACTATCGGCTGGGGGGTGATTCTCGCAGATTTCCTCTCTTTACTTGGAGTCATCTATCCCGCTCTCGTGGCTGCAAGAATGCAACCCGCCGAGGCTTTGAGAACCGAGCAATAACTTCGGATATACTTCGCGGGGGTGAGATCCCGACTTTTTTAAGGTTTCAACCCGTTCACAGTATATCAACAGCATTACAGAATGTTTGGAGCCGCCTTTCTTCCTGCTGCACGACTTTTCTCTAATTCATGAAGCGTTATTAACTTGACATTATCAAATTTCATTTGAACCACGGAGACACAGAGGGCACAGGGAAAGACTTTCAAATGAAATCTTTGTGTTCTCCGTGTCTCCGTGGTTAATGTGACAATGCCGCATGAAGCGTCATTCCTAAAGGTTCCCAGAGGTCAAAGTATGGAAAGGGAAATTGTACATAATGTGGTTAGACTTTCCGATGTGACGAAGGTCTTCAGGATGGGAAACATCCAGGTCGAGGCATTGAAAGGAATCAATTTTGCCATCAAGGCCGGTGAATACCTTTCCATCATGGGTCCTTCCGGCTCCGGGAAATCCACTCTTTTCAACATGATCGGAGCTCTCGACAAACCGACCACCGGCCGTGTCTTTATCGACGA
This region of Desulforhabdus amnigena genomic DNA includes:
- a CDS encoding response regulator, whose protein sequence is MNLRKKTLLTVAFTNGLLVAVLYAASQFIILHGFSILERRYSEQNVQRVQEQISESVATLNSKTGDWANWDDSYDFMESEDPEFIKTNMPDKSFVELKVNLIAFVHPSGRMVFGKAFDLEEEKEVPFPGSLTEHFFSGGLLLQHTDAKSSHNGLLLLPEGPLLISSRPILDSAGKGPIRGTLMMGRYLDGAELKRIAQRTHLELQIDDSRMVDDASSIWQRLLREDNGILVVTSGVDDIAGYMLLKDIYQKPALTVRVGMPRDIYRQGRTSVNYFILFLLAAGLVFCAVVFFALEKTVLLPLRRLSTDVDAIAAKGELSDRVVFSGKDELSRLGGKINDMLESLEKSQSQLRTSEARYRAIVEDQTEMICRFLQDGTLTFVNEAYCRCFGRSPEQLVGKNFTSFVDEQDREIVESHLNSFGPANPSGTCEYRALSLEGGTRWHQWTIRMILDEEGHFKEFQSVGRDITERKRAEEELLKAKEEAEAANRAKSDFLARMSHEIRTPMNGVLGMADLLLSTSLSKEQRRFVNTVRFSGETLLALLNDILDLSKIEVGKLELDQTDFNLHETVYDITDLLAESAHKKQIELACYISSDIPIYLRGDPHRLRQILTNLLGNAIKFTDRGEVVIRVEKEEETDGKVFLRFEVSDTGIGIPREAQEHIFETFSQADGSTTRRYGGSGLGLAIVKQLSTMMGGGAGVSSEPGRGSTFWFTACLESSSLEDASVFQCAPEFSELHVLIVDDNATNRSILKHQLDQAGIRNDEVKSGPEALKFLRNAAERGALCDVVLLDMMMPGMNGLELAQSIKADPSLSGLRLIMLASGGSEGDSEKFLQTGIEAYLTKPVRQSQLYTCLAAVMNSDGAEPSADGEGSSCQPASECALEGLVLLAEDNLVNQEVSRGMIERLGCRVHVVENGLEALRALEAHSYDLLFMDCQMPEMDGYEATRRIRENEALKQSGNGKFRPLPIVALTAHAMDGEKDHCLSAGMDDYLSKPFTMQQLRGVMEKWLPRPVSEDSSPEKAAPLGDVSSSDAPPVDAESLSGLLNQRMLDNIRALEQGGTPGILKKIIDVYLSSTPAQLDLLEEAASRESAAEIRNIAHSLKSSSANLGATALAEKCKELEAMARNGEVEGAVPLVDIIKKEFKKAKLALENEMTRDAHE
- a CDS encoding ABC transporter permease, yielding MPKSVQRQVVLPWTQVIKISFNSIRVRFFRTLITTLTLTLAVAFVTYIRSGYEILNSIWPHADGSLQESILASGYELTGGRFGTSPKDTWLAILSLMVCVVGIVNAQLMAVTERFREIGTFKCLGALDSFVVRIFVFEAIYQGLLGGFSGSILGIIVATVSISFKAGWAAFRWWPFGAMLKTIGWGVILADFLSLLGVIYPALVAARMQPAEALRTEQ